One part of the Vibrio palustris genome encodes these proteins:
- a CDS encoding glycoside hydrolase family 1 protein produces MQYQFPNNFYWGSAASAAQTEGTTLGDGKSDNIWDHWARQEPNRFFNGVLPTETSTFYDHFRNDIGLMKAINHNSFRTSIAWSRLIPDGVGDVNPQAVEFYNNVIDELIEQGIEPFICLFHFDMPIAMQNIGGFENRDVIEAYANYAQTCFELFGDRVKHWFTFNEPIVTVEGGYLYDFHYPNIVDFKRASVVAFHTMLAHAQAVMRFRQLNIDGQIGIVLNLTPSYPRSDNANDLLASHHCDLLFNRSFLDPAVKGEYPQDLLTLLKKYDQLPAVEASDCDVIQQGKVDIIGINYYQPRRVQAKLHAIHPDAQFMPEWLFDSYEMPGRKMNPHRGWEIYEKGVYDILINLRDNYGNLPCYISENGMGVQGEDAFSVNGQIQDDYRIEFVSEHLKWIHKAINEGSACFGYHMWTFIDNWSWCNGYKNRYGFYQLDLNTQERRIKKSGQWYANVAKNNGFNDPQGG; encoded by the coding sequence ATGCAATATCAATTTCCAAACAATTTTTATTGGGGTAGCGCGGCATCGGCGGCGCAAACAGAAGGCACTACACTGGGAGATGGAAAAAGCGACAATATTTGGGACCACTGGGCTCGCCAAGAGCCAAACCGTTTTTTCAATGGTGTATTACCGACTGAGACGTCTACTTTCTATGATCACTTTCGTAATGATATTGGATTAATGAAAGCGATTAACCATAACAGTTTTAGAACCTCAATAGCGTGGTCGAGGCTGATCCCTGACGGGGTTGGTGACGTCAACCCACAAGCCGTCGAATTTTATAATAACGTTATAGATGAGCTTATCGAACAAGGCATAGAGCCTTTTATTTGCTTGTTTCACTTTGATATGCCCATTGCGATGCAAAACATCGGCGGATTTGAAAATCGCGATGTCATTGAGGCTTACGCAAATTATGCACAGACCTGTTTTGAGCTGTTTGGTGACAGAGTCAAGCATTGGTTCACCTTTAACGAGCCTATTGTCACCGTCGAAGGAGGATATCTATATGACTTCCACTACCCGAATATCGTCGACTTTAAGCGAGCGTCTGTAGTTGCATTTCATACCATGTTAGCGCATGCGCAAGCGGTAATGCGTTTTCGCCAACTTAATATTGATGGACAAATTGGGATTGTGTTGAATTTAACCCCCTCGTATCCACGATCTGATAACGCAAACGACTTATTGGCGTCACATCATTGCGATCTGTTATTTAATCGAAGCTTTTTAGATCCCGCAGTCAAAGGCGAATATCCTCAGGACCTGCTGACGTTGCTAAAAAAATACGATCAGTTACCTGCAGTAGAAGCCAGTGATTGTGATGTTATCCAACAAGGTAAAGTCGACATTATCGGTATCAACTATTATCAGCCGCGCCGAGTCCAAGCCAAACTTCATGCCATTCATCCAGATGCGCAATTCATGCCCGAATGGTTATTTGATAGCTATGAAATGCCTGGTCGGAAAATGAATCCTCATCGGGGCTGGGAAATCTATGAAAAAGGGGTGTATGACATTTTAATTAACCTACGCGATAACTACGGAAATCTCCCTTGTTACATTTCAGAAAATGGCATGGGCGTTCAAGGTGAAGACGCATTCTCGGTGAATGGGCAAATTCAAGATGATTACCGTATTGAATTTGTCTCAGAACACCTTAAATGGATACATAAAGCAATCAACGAAGGGTCTGCCTGTTTTGGTTATCACATGTGGACATTCATTGATAACTGGTCTTGGTGTAATGGATATAAGAATCGTTATGGTTTTTATCAGCTCGACCTAAACACACAAGAACGCCGGATTAAGAAAAGTGGGCAATGGTATGCCAACGTTGCCAAGAACAATGGCTTTAACGACCCACAAGGAGGTTAA
- a CDS encoding PTS lactose/cellobiose transporter subunit IIA, giving the protein MADLEEQVMGIIINAGQARSLCFEALHHAKAGDFEQAQSLLEQSNEFERQAHHIQTQLIEEDEGTGKTTMTLIMVHAQDHLMTSMLAKELIGELIAVHQRIAS; this is encoded by the coding sequence ATGGCCGATTTAGAAGAACAAGTCATGGGGATTATTATCAATGCTGGCCAAGCACGTAGTTTATGTTTTGAGGCATTACACCATGCAAAAGCGGGAGATTTTGAGCAAGCCCAATCGTTATTGGAACAATCCAATGAGTTCGAACGCCAAGCACATCACATTCAAACCCAGTTAATTGAAGAGGATGAAGGAACAGGCAAAACGACAATGACACTTATCATGGTTCATGCGCAAGATCATCTCATGACATCTATGTTAGCCAAAGAGCTCATTGGTGAGCTCATTGCGGTTCATCAGCGTATTGCTTCCTAA
- a CDS encoding LacI family DNA-binding transcriptional regulator produces MATINDVSRLANVSKATVSRVLSGTRGVKEASRQAVLQAAESLNYRPNVMAQNLATQRSNYVGVILSTTDAGHVSTYLPLLSNALKSRGKNMLVNFADNPDEFARCVDTFRSGQCDAIIAVGGSLAKQVDEDDNIITIDGHNNGTQRSVAYDYRFACESSCRYLSSKGHTSIAIILDDNDYASEQVLEGYKTAMQNLSIPINRQLIVHAAENPELAAMNLLNSYSPFTAMIVMRDSHAAIAMKLFKNFNLATPQDVSIMSLEDSFLANQLSPALTCISYPSEKLVNAAMHELEHILNHQQTEPAMMIQGNLVTRDSVANRN; encoded by the coding sequence ATGGCCACTATCAATGATGTATCACGACTTGCCAATGTATCTAAAGCGACGGTTTCTAGAGTATTGAGTGGCACGCGCGGTGTGAAAGAAGCAAGCCGTCAAGCCGTTTTGCAAGCAGCAGAATCTCTCAACTATCGCCCTAATGTTATGGCACAAAATCTTGCCACCCAACGCTCAAACTACGTAGGAGTGATCCTTTCAACCACCGATGCTGGGCATGTCTCGACTTATTTACCTTTACTATCCAACGCGTTAAAAAGTCGTGGAAAAAACATGTTGGTTAATTTTGCCGACAACCCAGACGAATTTGCGCGCTGTGTGGATACTTTCCGTAGTGGGCAATGTGACGCGATCATCGCCGTCGGTGGTTCACTTGCCAAACAAGTCGATGAAGATGACAACATTATCACCATTGATGGGCATAATAATGGAACTCAACGCAGTGTCGCGTATGATTATCGTTTCGCGTGTGAAAGCTCATGCCGATATCTATCGAGTAAAGGACACACCTCGATCGCGATCATTTTGGACGATAACGACTATGCCAGCGAACAGGTGCTCGAAGGCTATAAAACAGCAATGCAAAACTTATCGATTCCTATCAATCGCCAATTGATTGTCCATGCAGCAGAAAACCCAGAATTGGCGGCTATGAACCTCCTCAACAGTTATTCACCGTTTACGGCGATGATTGTGATGCGTGATAGTCACGCAGCCATTGCCATGAAGCTATTTAAAAACTTCAACTTAGCGACGCCTCAAGATGTTTCGATTATGTCTTTAGAGGATTCGTTTCTGGCCAACCAGCTTAGTCCAGCTTTAACCTGTATTAGCTATCCCAGCGAAAAACTCGTCAACGCTGCGATGCATGAGCTCGAGCACATTTTGAACCACCAGCAAACAGAACCTGCCATGATGATCCAAGGTAATCTCGTCACCAGAGATTCGGTCGCCAACCGCAATTAA
- the btuD gene encoding vitamin B12 ABC transporter ATP-binding protein BtuD, whose translation MIKIKDLQVTGRLFPLSVTFDAGDIIHVIGPNGSGKSSFLSALAGVLAYQGEIHFASQNIAKLSSRELALWRAYLPQQQVPAFQLDVFQYLALSLPNGIDIVGDDVNRTIHQLCDKLQLTDKLARSIQQLSGGEWQRVRLIGMCLQLWPEWNTQSQLLILDEPAAPLDIAQEALLYELLQEISQLGITIVMANHDLNRTFQYASQVMLLEQGRLVAYGKPMDVLTAEQLEAVFKTTVTLTQVAERTVLIFD comes from the coding sequence ATGATTAAGATCAAAGATTTACAAGTTACTGGGCGTCTATTTCCACTGTCGGTGACATTTGATGCTGGTGATATTATTCATGTGATTGGGCCAAACGGCAGCGGCAAAAGTTCTTTTTTGAGTGCGCTTGCGGGTGTATTGGCGTACCAAGGAGAAATACACTTTGCTAGCCAGAATATTGCCAAGCTGAGTTCTCGCGAGTTGGCGTTATGGCGTGCTTATTTACCCCAACAGCAAGTCCCTGCTTTTCAATTGGATGTGTTTCAATATTTGGCTTTATCTTTGCCCAATGGCATAGATATCGTTGGTGATGACGTTAACCGTACTATCCACCAATTATGTGACAAACTTCAACTCACAGACAAGCTAGCGCGTTCTATTCAGCAGCTCTCTGGAGGAGAATGGCAGCGAGTACGTTTGATCGGGATGTGTTTACAATTGTGGCCCGAGTGGAATACTCAAAGCCAGTTGCTCATTTTGGATGAGCCAGCCGCGCCGTTAGATATTGCCCAAGAAGCCTTACTGTATGAGTTACTGCAAGAAATCAGTCAATTAGGTATTACGATCGTCATGGCCAATCATGATCTCAACCGTACATTTCAATATGCGAGTCAAGTGATGTTGTTAGAGCAGGGGAGGTTGGTGGCCTACGGAAAGCCGATGGACGTGTTGACAGCTGAGCAACTGGAAGCCGTATTTAAAACGACCGTAACCTTGACACAAGTTGCAGAACGCACAGTCCTCATCTTCGATTGA
- the btuC gene encoding vitamin B12 ABC transporter permease BtuC, with protein MNFQQLLKRKRQRWLRAMAIMTISLMVICVMYLVLGGISINPLSPSSGLESRLLWDLRMPRLVAALFIGAALSVAGATLQVLLGNSLAEPGVIGISGGASVGMMGAFFFFPAAMTTSIFMFFAMGGALSFTLLLVVLGHTLRLTTAKLLLVGVALGILSGAVVTWAFYFSNGMNLRQLMYWLMGSLGGITWQQHHLTLILLLPMLWLILKGNALDKWMIGEAHAKQQGLNVDRLRWQLIIAVAILVGGAVALGGVIGFIGLIVPHLIRLMLGSENRMLLPLSALGGAGLLAVSDLVARTAISGGELPLGVVTTTIGAPIFIWMLVKHHD; from the coding sequence ATGAATTTTCAACAATTATTGAAACGTAAACGGCAGCGCTGGTTACGTGCGATGGCGATAATGACCATCTCGCTAATGGTTATCTGTGTTATGTATCTCGTCTTAGGTGGTATATCGATCAATCCTTTGAGTCCTTCTTCAGGATTGGAGTCGCGTTTATTGTGGGATCTGCGCATGCCGCGTTTAGTCGCGGCATTATTTATTGGTGCCGCATTGAGTGTCGCTGGGGCGACCTTGCAAGTACTGCTCGGTAATAGCTTGGCTGAACCTGGTGTCATTGGTATTTCAGGAGGTGCGAGCGTTGGAATGATGGGGGCATTTTTTTTCTTTCCTGCCGCGATGACGACATCCATTTTTATGTTTTTTGCCATGGGGGGAGCATTAAGCTTTACCTTATTATTGGTCGTGCTGGGACACACACTGCGCTTAACCACGGCTAAGTTATTGCTTGTTGGAGTCGCACTGGGGATTTTGTCAGGCGCGGTCGTGACATGGGCGTTCTATTTCAGTAATGGGATGAATCTACGTCAGTTAATGTATTGGCTTATGGGCAGTCTCGGTGGAATAACGTGGCAGCAACATCACCTCACTTTAATATTACTACTGCCAATGCTGTGGTTGATTTTGAAAGGCAATGCTTTAGATAAATGGATGATTGGTGAAGCTCATGCGAAGCAGCAAGGACTGAATGTGGATCGATTACGTTGGCAGTTGATTATAGCAGTAGCGATACTCGTCGGTGGCGCTGTTGCATTAGGAGGCGTTATTGGTTTTATCGGGTTGATCGTTCCGCATTTAATTCGGTTGATGTTGGGAAGTGAAAATCGTATGTTACTGCCGTTATCGGCTTTGGGTGGAGCGGGGTTACTAGCAGTATCAGATCTGGTGGCTCGAACGGCAATATCGGGAGGGGAGTTACCTCTTGGTGTGGTCACTACCACCATAGGGGCGCCTATTTTTATTTGGATGTTAGTGAAGCATCATGATTAA
- a CDS encoding succinylglutamate desuccinylase, which translates to MTKALFQDTLLNDTLDMTRPVTLGSIMSQSGVTVTVHERGFIEVIPPASRDVDKHVIISAGVHGNETTPLEMMDRWMSDILAGKLDIGCRCLFIIAHPEAINQHTRFIDTNLNRLFDDQVIPTNTESVIAARIKHYTEAFFCNTPKDARWHLDLHCSIRRSKHHSFAVSPRSRNETRSLDLVNFLSAAKVEALMLANAPSSTYSWYSAEHHSAQALTIELGQVNRIGENDLAQFKAFDRAIRFLLAGQGLAMAKHDHLPVMYRVTRTLMRLNQDFNFLFAEDVENFTSFVHGEVFGHDGDKPLMAQNANEAIVFPNPRVEIGQRAALMVCQVTIRYEHGQIIFD; encoded by the coding sequence ATGACCAAGGCACTTTTTCAAGACACGTTGCTTAATGATACATTAGATATGACTCGCCCAGTTACGCTTGGTTCAATAATGAGTCAATCAGGCGTGACTGTTACCGTACACGAACGTGGGTTTATTGAAGTTATTCCACCAGCATCTCGTGACGTAGATAAGCATGTCATTATTTCAGCGGGAGTGCATGGAAATGAAACGACGCCATTAGAAATGATGGATCGTTGGATGAGTGACATTCTTGCTGGCAAGCTCGATATCGGGTGTCGTTGCTTATTCATTATTGCCCATCCTGAAGCGATTAATCAGCATACTCGCTTTATTGATACCAATCTAAATCGACTGTTTGACGATCAAGTCATACCTACTAATACTGAATCTGTCATTGCTGCACGCATCAAGCATTATACTGAGGCTTTTTTTTGTAATACGCCAAAAGACGCGCGTTGGCATCTTGATTTGCATTGTTCTATTCGTCGCTCGAAACATCACTCATTTGCCGTCAGTCCACGTTCTCGTAATGAGACGCGTAGTCTTGATCTGGTGAATTTTTTAAGTGCCGCAAAAGTAGAGGCATTGATGCTAGCTAATGCGCCATCAAGTACTTACAGCTGGTATTCAGCTGAACATCACAGTGCACAGGCTTTGACCATAGAGCTAGGCCAAGTGAACCGGATCGGAGAGAATGATTTGGCGCAATTCAAAGCGTTTGATCGTGCCATTCGATTTTTATTAGCAGGGCAAGGCTTAGCCATGGCAAAACACGATCATCTCCCAGTCATGTACCGGGTTACGAGAACGTTAATGCGATTGAATCAAGATTTTAACTTTTTATTTGCTGAAGATGTGGAGAATTTTACCTCATTTGTCCATGGTGAGGTCTTTGGCCATGATGGCGATAAACCGTTAATGGCGCAAAATGCTAACGAAGCCATCGTGTTTCCTAACCCACGAGTTGAAATTGGTCAAAGAGCCGCCTTGATGGTTTGTCAGGTGACAATTCGTTATGAACATGGACAAATCATTTTCGATTAG
- the yegD gene encoding molecular chaperone: MFIGFDYGTSSCSVASIHNGQPTPIPIEGDDIYIPSTLAAPSRESVSESLFRFYNIVPDTPERKASLRRAIAFNQEEGIELTRDDMTFGNAALNQYLSDPEFTYYVKSPKSFLGSSGLRDAQLQFFEDLVCAMMANIKQRSEQQLHTQITDAVIGRPVHFQGSGSDDANQQAQTILLSAAHRVGFKNVEFQLEPVAAGLEFEASLSEDKTVLIVDIGGGTTDCSMLKMGPSYRYNTDRSRSILGHTGQRVGGNDLDIHLAFRQMMTEFGLGSLMNSGLEMPITQFWNPVAINDVPAQTDFYSQANLKRLAELKKQAKQPEKLARLLQLYHAILGHGVVRRAEEAKIALSQTHEIQSSLDFLSDTVNVTITREAMMEAIESPKSKMMRLVKEAVVQSGVTPDVIYMTGGSAKSPILRQAVSELLPNVEVIAGNDFGSVTAGLARWAETCFA, encoded by the coding sequence ATGTTTATTGGGTTTGATTATGGGACGTCGAGTTGTTCGGTTGCTTCGATACATAATGGGCAGCCTACGCCTATTCCGATTGAAGGTGATGACATTTATATCCCCTCGACATTGGCAGCCCCGAGCAGAGAATCAGTATCAGAAAGTTTATTCCGTTTCTATAATATTGTACCCGATACGCCAGAACGTAAGGCGTCACTCAGACGAGCTATTGCATTTAATCAAGAAGAAGGCATTGAGTTAACACGTGATGATATGACCTTTGGTAATGCAGCATTAAACCAATATCTGAGCGATCCAGAGTTTACTTACTATGTGAAATCGCCTAAATCTTTTTTAGGAAGCTCAGGGTTGCGTGATGCTCAACTACAATTTTTTGAAGACCTCGTGTGTGCCATGATGGCGAATATTAAACAGCGCAGCGAACAGCAATTACACACCCAAATCACCGATGCGGTGATAGGTCGTCCAGTGCACTTCCAAGGCAGTGGTAGTGATGATGCGAATCAACAAGCACAAACGATTTTGTTAAGTGCAGCGCACCGAGTCGGCTTTAAAAATGTTGAGTTTCAATTGGAACCTGTTGCTGCGGGCCTGGAGTTTGAAGCCTCATTATCTGAAGATAAAACGGTGTTGATTGTCGATATTGGTGGTGGTACTACAGACTGCTCGATGTTGAAAATGGGGCCCAGTTATCGATATAACACCGATCGCTCTCGCTCGATACTTGGTCATACCGGTCAACGTGTTGGCGGCAACGATTTAGATATTCACCTCGCATTTCGTCAAATGATGACAGAGTTCGGCTTGGGTTCACTCATGAATTCTGGCTTAGAAATGCCAATAACCCAATTTTGGAATCCAGTAGCCATTAATGATGTCCCGGCGCAAACCGACTTTTATTCACAAGCGAATCTCAAACGCCTTGCCGAGCTTAAAAAGCAAGCGAAACAGCCAGAAAAGCTTGCCCGTTTGTTACAACTGTATCATGCGATTTTAGGACATGGTGTCGTTAGGCGTGCAGAAGAAGCTAAAATCGCGTTATCACAAACCCATGAGATACAATCATCATTGGACTTTCTGTCAGATACTGTGAACGTGACGATTACTCGCGAGGCGATGATGGAAGCGATTGAATCACCTAAAAGCAAGATGATGCGTTTGGTAAAAGAAGCCGTTGTGCAAAGTGGTGTTACTCCGGATGTCATTTATATGACTGGAGGCTCTGCTAAATCACCCATATTACGTCAGGCAGTCAGCGAATTATTACCCAATGTTGAAGTGATTGCTGGCAATGATTTCGGTTCAGTGACTGCGGGCTTAGCTCGTTGGGCAGAGACGTGCTTTGCATAG
- a CDS encoding DUF2076 domain-containing protein, which yields MDKHTQTVIDKLFQRLGQVEKDNANRDRDAESLIEKHVVQQPSAPYYMAQTMIMQEATIKQLQAQIETLQEQQTTTSSGGFFSNLFGGNNRTKPNPRRSRTSYGRGPDFGPGQYGTQPGGYSPGYGGYQRNSSFLGGALKTAAGVAGGMMLGNMMMDMFSSHRPEEIVDIINDDPTQSMGSANDMMNNSDFMDNGMGSPGFDNTDLGDQGFADNSMDVNDPFSNGFDNGGFGDNFDSGFDGGGFGDFDDFS from the coding sequence ATGGATAAACATACTCAAACCGTTATCGATAAGCTCTTTCAACGCCTCGGTCAAGTTGAAAAAGACAATGCTAATCGTGACCGCGACGCAGAGTCTCTTATTGAAAAGCATGTCGTACAACAACCTTCGGCCCCCTACTACATGGCGCAAACCATGATTATGCAAGAAGCCACAATTAAACAATTACAAGCTCAAATTGAAACACTTCAAGAGCAGCAAACAACAACGTCATCAGGCGGTTTTTTTTCTAACTTATTTGGTGGTAATAATCGTACCAAGCCTAATCCAAGAAGATCTCGTACTTCCTACGGTCGTGGTCCAGATTTCGGACCAGGGCAATATGGCACACAACCCGGAGGTTATTCACCAGGGTATGGCGGCTATCAAAGAAATAGCAGCTTTTTAGGTGGAGCACTGAAAACAGCGGCAGGAGTGGCTGGCGGCATGATGTTGGGTAACATGATGATGGATATGTTTTCCAGTCACCGACCGGAAGAAATCGTTGATATTATTAATGATGACCCAACTCAAAGTATGGGGTCAGCTAACGATATGATGAATAATTCCGATTTTATGGATAATGGCATGGGCAGTCCTGGGTTTGATAATACTGACCTCGGCGACCAAGGATTTGCGGATAACAGCATGGACGTCAATGACCCATTTTCAAATGGGTTCGATAATGGCGGGTTCGGTGATAATTTTGATAGTGGTTTCGATGGAGGCGGCTTTGGTGATTTTGACGATTTTAGTTAA
- a CDS encoding NYN domain-containing protein — protein sequence MEKVVILVDVQNVYYTTREAYQCNFDYNAFWRQVTANREVVKAIAYAIDRGDEKQRQFQNILRAIGFEVKTKPFIQRADGTAKGDWDVGITLDAVEYGQQADTVVLLSGDGDFSLLLDRLYKNYGCMTDVYGVAPLTAYALIQSATRFIPIEGSLLLK from the coding sequence ATGGAAAAGGTTGTCATCCTAGTTGATGTTCAAAATGTTTATTACACCACTCGCGAAGCCTACCAATGTAACTTTGATTATAACGCGTTTTGGCGCCAAGTGACCGCAAACCGTGAAGTTGTTAAAGCGATTGCTTATGCCATTGATCGTGGGGATGAAAAACAACGTCAGTTTCAAAATATCTTACGAGCGATTGGTTTTGAGGTGAAAACGAAACCGTTTATCCAACGTGCTGACGGTACGGCGAAAGGGGATTGGGATGTTGGAATTACGCTTGATGCTGTTGAATATGGGCAGCAAGCGGATACCGTTGTCTTATTGTCCGGAGATGGCGATTTCAGTTTACTATTAGATCGTCTCTATAAAAATTATGGTTGTATGACCGATGTTTATGGCGTCGCTCCATTAACCGCTTATGCGCTCATTCAATCTGCGACACGGTTTATACCGATAGAAGGCTCGCTATTACTTAAATAA
- the sbcB gene encoding exodeoxyribonuclease I → MQQDHQPTFFFFDYETWGTSPAKDRPSQFAGIRTDKDFNIIGEPVVLYCQLPADYLPNPEAALVTGIKPQLAMQKGVPEPEFIQKIYQELATPNTTSVGYNNIRFDDEVTRYTSYRNFLDPYEWAYKNGNSRWDLLDVMRACHALRPEGITWPQNEEGYPSFKLEHLSKENGIEHENAHDALADVIATIEMAKKVKQAQPKLFEYFYSMRNKRPLNDLIDIVNMTPLMHVSGMLGRDCQYTSWIVPIAWHPTNKNAVIVVDLAKDPQVILDLSAEDLLTRLYTKKNDLALDESPVPVKLVHINKCPILAPAKTLTADNAAHIGIDRQQCLANLALLRDHPEVREKLVNLFAHEREFPANDDVDTQLYNGFFSPADKAAMAIIRDSHPENLGALDIQFSDPRIEPLLFRYRARNFPWTLSESEQHRWKNHCRDYFENNIESYMLNLENLVHEHESDTHKMALLKAVYQYVEHIAS, encoded by the coding sequence ATGCAACAGGATCACCAGCCAACTTTCTTTTTCTTTGACTATGAAACGTGGGGAACCAGTCCCGCTAAAGATCGGCCAAGCCAGTTCGCAGGGATTCGCACAGACAAAGATTTCAATATCATTGGCGAACCTGTCGTTCTGTATTGTCAATTGCCTGCAGATTATTTACCCAACCCTGAAGCGGCGTTAGTAACAGGCATTAAACCTCAGCTAGCAATGCAGAAAGGTGTTCCAGAGCCCGAGTTTATCCAAAAAATTTATCAAGAACTCGCCACACCAAACACCACGAGTGTTGGTTATAATAACATTCGTTTTGATGATGAAGTGACGCGTTATACCTCATACCGCAATTTTCTAGACCCTTATGAATGGGCGTACAAAAACGGCAATTCTCGTTGGGATCTGTTAGATGTAATGCGTGCTTGTCATGCATTGCGTCCTGAAGGCATCACATGGCCCCAAAATGAGGAAGGCTATCCTAGCTTTAAACTCGAACATTTATCGAAAGAAAATGGTATTGAGCACGAAAATGCCCATGATGCATTAGCCGATGTCATCGCCACAATTGAAATGGCCAAAAAGGTCAAACAAGCTCAACCAAAATTATTTGAGTATTTCTATAGCATGCGCAATAAGCGTCCATTGAACGATTTAATCGATATCGTTAATATGACGCCACTAATGCATGTATCGGGTATGCTGGGTCGTGACTGTCAATATACAAGTTGGATAGTCCCAATAGCTTGGCACCCTACCAATAAAAACGCGGTTATTGTGGTCGACTTAGCCAAAGATCCACAGGTTATCTTAGATCTCTCTGCCGAAGATTTACTAACGCGCCTTTACACTAAGAAAAATGACCTAGCGCTTGACGAATCGCCCGTTCCGGTAAAATTAGTGCATATCAACAAGTGTCCAATTTTAGCGCCAGCAAAAACCCTCACTGCCGATAACGCCGCGCATATTGGTATTGACCGTCAGCAGTGTTTAGCGAATCTAGCGCTATTACGTGACCACCCAGAAGTCCGAGAAAAGCTGGTGAATCTTTTTGCGCACGAACGTGAATTTCCAGCCAATGATGACGTTGATACGCAACTATATAATGGCTTTTTTTCGCCTGCGGATAAAGCGGCTATGGCCATCATCCGAGACAGTCATCCGGAAAATCTCGGCGCATTGGACATCCAGTTTAGCGATCCTCGTATTGAACCATTATTGTTCCGATACCGTGCTCGCAACTTTCCTTGGACATTAAGTGAAAGCGAGCAACATCGCTGGAAAAATCATTGTCGCGATTACTTCGAAAACAATATTGAATCTTATATGCTCAACTTAGAAAACCTAGTGCATGAGCACGAAAGCGACACCCATAAAATGGCACTGCTCAAAGCGGTGTATCAATACGTAGAACATATTGCTTCTTAA
- a CDS encoding CidA/LrgA family protein, with protein sequence MPKTLLQYCVSFALIYLCLIIGNWIQNALDIAIPGSIFGMLVLFALLVSGIAPVNWVKPGCHFFIRYMMLLFVPISVGLMDHFDLMLNNAWAILASAIGGTLIVLLTSSVILDKYITQKEQQSIHKERD encoded by the coding sequence ATGCCTAAAACATTATTGCAATATTGCGTTTCTTTCGCCTTAATTTATCTGTGTCTTATCATTGGTAATTGGATTCAAAATGCGTTAGATATCGCTATTCCTGGTAGCATCTTTGGTATGTTGGTGTTATTCGCTCTGCTCGTCAGCGGCATAGCTCCAGTAAATTGGGTCAAACCGGGGTGTCACTTTTTTATTCGTTATATGATGCTGCTATTTGTGCCCATCAGTGTCGGACTCATGGATCACTTTGATCTCATGCTCAATAATGCATGGGCTATTTTAGCCAGTGCCATTGGTGGAACCCTCATTGTGCTACTGACATCGAGTGTGATACTCGATAAATATATAACGCAAAAAGAACAACAATCAATCCATAAGGAGCGCGACTAA
- a CDS encoding LrgB family protein: MWIIATIVAYFLCRWLGAKISSPLANPLLMCIALLISLLMVLHVPFQTYYADNIYLSQLLGPAVVALAFPLYEQLPQIRANWRIILLACTLSSIMSMLTASIIAVLLHTDVHLIASLMAKSVTTPIAMEVARNLGGEPSIAAIVVMLVGLFGAIMGYPIFRFFNIEHSLAKGLSMGSVSHALGTATCAETNARDGAFSSLALVLCGVITSILAPFLFTLVLWLNQLLN, translated from the coding sequence ATGTGGATTATTGCGACGATTGTGGCGTACTTTTTGTGCCGCTGGCTAGGCGCAAAAATTTCATCACCACTGGCCAACCCATTATTGATGTGCATAGCATTACTAATAAGCTTATTAATGGTATTACACGTCCCTTTTCAAACATACTATGCCGATAATATCTATCTAAGCCAACTTTTAGGTCCAGCGGTGGTCGCCTTAGCTTTCCCTCTTTATGAACAGTTGCCGCAAATTCGTGCTAACTGGCGGATTATTTTGTTGGCGTGCACCTTGAGCAGCATTATGTCGATGCTTACGGCCAGTATCATTGCCGTGCTGTTACATACTGATGTACATCTCATCGCCTCTTTGATGGCAAAATCCGTAACGACTCCAATTGCAATGGAAGTCGCGAGAAACCTTGGTGGAGAACCGTCAATTGCAGCGATCGTCGTCATGCTCGTCGGACTATTTGGCGCGATTATGGGCTACCCTATTTTCCGGTTTTTTAACATTGAGCATTCACTGGCTAAGGGATTATCCATGGGGTCCGTCTCGCACGCACTCGGTACAGCCACCTGCGCTGAAACAAATGCTAGAGATGGCGCATTCAGTTCATTAGCTTTAGTACTATGTGGCGTTATCACATCGATTCTCGCCCCTTTCTTATTCACATTGGTCTTATGGCTTAACCAACTATTGAATTAA